CGTCTAAACAAGTAAGGTTCTATCGTTGACacgaatagtcgacttttcgatttttttgcatttacttaaaagtcgatttttcgactcttcacattttttaaaaagtcgatttttagactttttcatttatttaatagtCAACTATTCGAGTTTTTCTACTatattagagtttttgacttttttccgcttttttaaaattttggactatttttgacttttttctactattttcgagtttttgatttttttcgactattcgaCCTTTTatgactttccgactttttctgacttaacgacttttttcgactcatCGACTTTTTCCAATCTCTGTACCCCGAGAGAgatgaaacatattttttctttctcacGTAAAAttaaaagtcgaagtcgactattttgttccaaaaaaggcGATAACTCGACTaccgtctgtgaaaaaagtcgactttgttaataaaagtctaaaagtcagaaaaaagtcgaaaagtaggaaaaaagttgaaaaaaagtcgaaaaaagtcggaaaaagtcaaaaaaaagtcggaaaaaagtcgaaatgtcaaaaaaagtcggaaaatgtcgactatttataaaatacatatagtcgaaaagtaaacttttaactaaatgcaaaaggtcgaaaagtcgacttttaactaaatacaaaaagtcaaaaagtcgacttttcgtttcaactatagaactatATGGCAATTTAAATCTCAAGTATTTAAGAGTACAATAATTTCCTACCTTGATAgggaatttttgatttttaaaatatttgcctCAAAAATCCCACTTTTTAATCTCTCGGATTccgtttttaatcaaaaacgttaaaaatttaaaaactgaatgttgttgaaaaatttgCCGGCTTAATGTTGATTTCAAGCGGCCGCAGACATTTTTAGTGTCAGAcgccgttaatatttgtcgaAGCAGAGTgctatttgtttacatttagacATTTAATTAGTTGTTGCAAATcttattttatgcaaataaaattatcataaataatgaataaaaaagcaATTCGTATAGATTTATCAACATTTTTTGATGATGAACGTAGAATGACATGTGTTCTAGTCGACCCCAATTGGAAAAGTGTCGAGTGTCTACAAAAAAGAGTGGAATTTTTATTCGATGTTGATTCAGTGCGTTTCCTAAGTGATGGATACTTTTTGCCACCACAAGAatcaattgaaattattaaattctgcAATGATCTCAAGTAAGTAACTACCtctattatttacaaaacaatacaTCATCATTAAATAAATCGTTTTATTAGAGCATTTGTCCCCAAGGAATCGctagaaaagagaaaaaagaaaaagtctAAGAAATCTAAGAATGAAAAATCAGCAGAGGAATCTGTCAATGATGAAGAAAACATTACTACACAAGCAGAAGAACGGCAGGAATCTATAGATGATTCACAAATGAAACGAAAATACAATTCATTGTCTAATAGCTGTCATTCCTCGAGTACTTTATCCAATAAAGCTAAACGTTCGAAAAACAGCTACAACTTTTCGGAAATCACTAGTACGAGTGAACAATTGCCGACGCCTCCCATGGTCTTCGATGAAGATGatgcaaataaaaatagaaagtcTAAAGCTAAAAAATCTAAAGTATCATTGGTTTCGACAGATAATGTTGCAGTAGAACAACCTATTTTAGAAAATCAATTGTGTATATCGAAATCTGTAAGAGAAACTTCATCAAATTTGGAGGAAAATACGTTGATTGAGATCAGTTCTgataatggaaataaaaaacgTCATACTTCTACGCCAAAGGATAAGAAGACATGTGATTTTGAAGAGAACACTGAGGAAAAAACTTGTAAGTTTTAATTCGttatattagtaaatatttcGGTTTTTATTCACTTCCaaaattaatattcatttaaacaGTTAACGATGAAGCAAAAGCTACTGCTGCACGTCCTTCCAGCATACCTTCATCGACATTTTTAAACGAAAGTAAAATGTTGCAACAAAAGACCGACGTCAACACTCTAACCAATTCGCCAAATCCAAATAATCCCTTTAAAAAACCTAAAACTAGTAAGGCTCATATATACTTTAATGAGTCGGGAGAAATAGTGAATCCAAAAGCAATGAGATCTTCAAAACTAACACCTAAGAAAAGCCAAGAACCCAAAACAATAGTTATATTTCGTTGTCCTTTAGATGATGTTACAAATGCTACAAAACCACAAAAACCAagaatatttcacttaaaatcaaaaaatatggtAGATGATAACAATAAGAAACAATTGGTGGAAATACaagaagaaataatattatcaCCTATAAACATACCAAATGCGATCATAGAAAAACCAAGCACCCAAGAGAAATCCATAGTAGATGAAGTTGAAGCCCCACTGGAAACAA
The window above is part of the Lucilia cuprina isolate Lc7/37 chromosome 6, ASM2204524v1, whole genome shotgun sequence genome. Proteins encoded here:
- the LOC111686725 gene encoding coilin; the encoded protein is MNKKAIRIDLSTFFDDERRMTCVLVDPNWKSVECLQKRVEFLFDVDSVRFLSDGYFLPPQESIEIIKFCNDLKAFVPKESLEKRKKKKSKKSKNEKSAEESVNDEENITTQAEERQESIDDSQMKRKYNSLSNSCHSSSTLSNKAKRSKNSYNFSEITSTSEQLPTPPMVFDEDDANKNRKSKAKKSKVSLVSTDNVAVEQPILENQLCISKSVRETSSNLEENTLIEISSDNGNKKRHTSTPKDKKTCDFEENTEEKTFNDEAKATAARPSSIPSSTFLNESKMLQQKTDVNTLTNSPNPNNPFKKPKTSKAHIYFNESGEIVNPKAMRSSKLTPKKSQEPKTIVIFRCPLDDVTNATKPQKPRIFHLKSKNMVDDNNKKQLVEIQEEIILSPINIPNAIIEKPSTQEKSIVDEVEAPLETIETSKIEEKVDSLNEKSSLNNTSNATGSTTIAKNIEGEQSIDELEVSRNESTSVTQSQTVSLMQETNVNESSIMSVDCVDLSIDLDEDDSETHKKKNTVEKFKNINASEKHDLTVDDDLSSDVEEVSEIIDLNETEDNCDNTANISRVPGNAINDIKVEKILPFSTDLHDLPTIDDILIFKVPYTNKKQQQVHTNYLAGKVEYINRRTKSIKLFIIDGNKELSYIPNQFFCNLDDSQDCTKYVQLKLNDMFEPKLFSMA